The Streptomyces sp. A2-16 sequence TGCCAGGCGTGCCAGGTCTTCTGGGCGAAGCCGAGCGCGGAGATCACATTGGTCTCGAAGACCTTGCGCGCCACGTTCAGGTCGAGGTCGGCGATCGGCCCGAACACCGGGTTGGTACCGGCGTTGTTGATCAGGTAGTCGACGCGGCCGAAGGCCTCCATGGCGCGCTCGACGGCGACCCTCTGGTGCTCCTCGTCGTGCGCCTTGCCGGCGACGTAGAGGGCGCGTTCGGCGCCGAGCTGCTCGACGGCCTCCTTGAGCGCGTCCTCGGTGCGGCCGGTGATGACCACCCGGTCACCGCGCGCGACGAGGGCCTCGGCGACGCCGTAGCCGATACCGCGGCTGGCGCCCGTGATGAGCGCGACCTTGCCCGAAAGCTCGGGGAGTTGCGAAGTCATGGTCCCGTTTCCCTAGTCGAGCGGTCCGCCGGCGACGTACAGCACCTGGCCGGAGACGAATCCGGCCGCCTCGCCGGTGAAGAAGGCGATGGCGTTGGCGATGTCGTCGGGCTCGCCCACGCGCGCGACCGGGATCTGGGTGGCGGCCGCGGCCTTGAACTCCTCGAAGCCCATGCCGACGCGCTGGGCGGTCGCGGCGGTCATGTCGGTGGCGATGAAGCCGGGGGCGACCGCGTTGGCGGTGATGCCGAACTTGCCCAGCTCGATGGCGAGGGTCTTGGTGAACCCCTGAAGACCGGCCTTGGCGGCGGAGTAGTTGGCCTGGCCGCGGTTGCCGAGCGCCGAGGAGGAGGACAGGTTGACCACGCGGCCGAAGCCGGCGTCGACCATGTGCTTCTGGACGGCCTTCGTCATCAGGAAGGAGCCGCGCAGGTGGACGTTGAGGACGGTGTCCCAGTCCGAGACGCTCATCTTGAACAGCAGGTTGTCGCGGAGCACGCCCGCGTTGTTGACGAGGATCGTCGGGGCGCCGAGCTCGGCGACGACCCGTGCGACGGCCGCCTCGACCTGGGCTTCGTCGGAGACGTCGGCGCCTACGGCGATCGCCTTGCCGCCGGCCGCGGTGATCTTCTCCACGGTGTCCTTGCAGGCGGCCTCGTCGAGGTCGATCACGGCGACCGCGCGCCCTTCGGCCGCCAGTCGTACGGCGGTGGCGGCGCCGATGCCGCGCGCGGCACCGGTGACGACGGCTACCCGCTGCTCAGTGGTGGACATTGCTGATTCTCCTCGCCCTTGAGAACGTTCGGCCCGACCGGGTCGGTGAGCGACCGCTTAGTACCTTCGGCAGACGTGACGCTAGAAGCCCTGGCACGCGGTGTCAACGTCCCACGGGACCGGTGTGATCCATTACCTCACCAGCAGGTCGAGCAGGCGCTCCGGCTCGGCCGCCGGATCCAGGGTGAGTCCGGTGTGCACGGGGCCCGGCTGGACGACCGTGGAGCGGGGGGCGACGAGCCACCGGAAGCGGCGTCCGGCGTCGTCCCGCGCGGCCGGTCCGGCGGCCTCCCGGCCCTCGCAGACCGCCTCGACGGCCCGCAGAGCGGCCCGGACACCGGCCGCGTCCGCGTCCGGGTCGAGCGCCCGCAGCCGGTCCTCGTCGAGGTGGGTGCGCACGCCGACGTAGGCCTTGGCACGGCAGTACACGAGCACTCCGGCGTTGATGCACTCGCCGCGCTCGATCCGGGGGACGACCCGCAGCAGGACGTACTCGAAGACGTCACGCTCGCTGCTGCGGCCTCCCCTGATGACATGGCGCTCGACCACGCTTCCGGCCATGTGGATGTGGCGCTCGCTCACTTGTCCCCCTCGATGCCGGTGATGCGTTCGTGGACCGCGGCGGCCCGCAGCAGCAGGGGCCGGGCGTACGCCCTTCTGAGCTCGTCCGGGGTGTCGAAGCCGGGCTCGTCCGCCAGCCAGGCGTCCGGGATCTCGGCGGTGACCTCCGCGAGCAGGTCCTCGGTGACCCGGGGGGCGAGGTCGGCGGCGGCCGCGGCGACCTCCGGAGCGAAGGGCGCGAGGACGTGGTCCGAGGCGTCGTAGGGACGGGCGGCCGACTTCTCGGCGCCGGGCCAGTTGTGCTGCCAGATCATGGTCGCGCCGTGGTCGATGAGCCACACCTCGCGCTTCCACCACAGCAGGTTGGGGTTGCGCCAGGAGCGGTCGACGTTGTTGACCAGCGCGTCGAACCAGACGATCCGGCCGGCCTCCGCCGGGTCCACCGGGAAGGCGAGCGGGTCGAAGCCGAGCGCTCCGGAGAGGAAGTCCATGCCGAGATTGGTGCCGCCGCTGGACCTCAGCAGCTCCTGCACCCGCTCGTCGGGCTCACCGAGCCCGAGGTCGGGGTCGAGGTCGAGGGTCAGCAGCCGGGGCACCCGGAAGCCGAGCCGGCGGGCGAGCTCCCCGGCCACCACCTCGGCGACCAGCGTCTTGCGGCCCTGTCCCGCGCCGGTGAACTTGATGACGTACGTCCCGCGGTCGTCGGCCTCGACGAGCCCCGGCAGCGAGCCACCCTCACGCAGGGGCGTGATGTAGCGGGTCGCGATGGCTTCCTTGAGCATCGCCCCAGGTTACTGGGGGGTGTCTGAACAACCCGCACTCCGGGCCCGTACCTCAGGGCAGTTCGGAGATTCCGTGGAAGGGGACGTCAGCATGGCCAGCGAATCGATTCATCCCGCATCGGCCCCCAGTCGTCGGGTCGTCGTCGCGGCGGTCGGCGCGGCAGGACTCGCCCTCACCTTGAACGCGTGCGGGTCGGAGGACGACTCCTCGTCATCGTCGTCGTCGGACACTGCCGCCGGCGGCAGTGTCCTCGCCAAGACCTCGGACATCCCCGAGGGCGGCGGCAAGATCTTCAAGGACTCGGGCGTGGTGGTCACCCAGCCCACGGCGGGCGAGTTCAAGGCGTTCTCGTCGAAGTGCACCCACCAGGGCTGCGCGGTGACGGGGATCACCGACGGGGTCATCACCTGTCCGTGCCACAAGAGCGAGTTCTCGGTGGCCGACGGCAGCGTGAAGAAGGGTCCGGCGACCCAGCCGCTGCCCGAGGAGAAGATCACCGTCAGCGGCGACTCGATCACGCTCGCATGAGATGTCAGGCACCGCGCGACCGTTTGAGGCAGCCCAGCACCTCGTCCGTGGTCGCGAGGGTGGCGACGAGGGCGAGCGTGTGACGGATCATCGCCGGGGTGTAGTCGGAGGGCACCCCGGCGACGGCGTCGGTCACCACCAGGGCGGTGTAGCCACGGTTGACGGCGTCGAACACGGCGTTGGGGACAGCCACGTTGGCGGAGACCCCGGTCACGACCAGGGTGCGGCAGCCGAGGTTGCGCAGCAGCGCGTCGACCTCGGTGCCCTGGATCGGTGACAGGCCGTGCAGCCGCCGTACGACGAAGTCCTCCTCGCTCACCTCGATCGGGGCCGCCACCCGCACCGCGGTGGTCCCGGTCAGCTGTTGGACGGGCAGGCGCTCGGCGGCGCGGAAGAGACGGGCGTTGCGGTTGGCGCCGCGCCCGTCCGGACGGCGTTCGGCGATCGCGTGGATCACCTGGACCCCGCTCTCGTGGGCAGCGGCGACCAGTCGGGCGACGTTGGAGAGAGCGCCCGAGGCCCTTGCCTCACGGGCGAGTTCGGGCAGGGCGCTGTCCGGTCCGACGACGCCCTGCTGGCACTCGACGGTGAGCAGGACCGTGTGCTCGGGAGCCAGCAGCTCGCTGAGTTGTTCGTACGACGGCACGGTTCCCCCTCGTCGCAGGTGGTCCGGAGCCGGTGACAGTAGCCACCATTGCGTGCGGACGGAAGACGACCCATCCTTTTCTGACGTGATGTCAGAGGATCTCTCCTCTGACACGACGTGAGAGAAAGAGGGGGATGCATGACCGTCACTCAGCGCCGGGGCCGGAAGATCATGATGACGCCGGGAGAGCTGGACGAGTTCCTCACCAGCCAGCGCACCTGCCGGGTCGCCACCGTGTCCGGGGACGGCGCGCCGCACGTGAGCACGCTGTGGTTCGCCTGGGACGGCACGTCGATGTGGCTGTACTCCGTCGTGCGCAGCAAGCGCTGGACGGATCTGCGGCGCGATCCGCGGGTCGCCATCGTGGTCGACACGGGTGAGGAGTACGACGAACTGCGCGGCGTGGAGCTGTCCGGGACCGTGGACTTCGTGGGCGAGGCCCCGCGCACCGGAGAGCTCCGCGCCGAACTCGACGTCCCCGAGACGCTGTTCGCCCGCAAGAACTTCCGCCTGGAGGAGATGCCGCACGACGGACGGCACGCGTGGATACGGCTGACCCCGGAGAAGATCGTCTCCTGGGACTTCCGCAAGCTGGGCTCGGCCTGACTCAGACGGCTTTGTTCGCCGCCGACTTCAGCGCCTCGACCGCTGCCCGGATCGACGGGCGGCGGTCCGCGTCCGCACGCCACACGGCGTAGATGTGCCGGCTGACCGACTGCCGCAGGGGCACGGTCCGCACACCCTCCGGTACCGGTCCGCGTCCGAGCCGGGGTGCCACGCACACGCCCAGTCCCGCGCCGACCAGGGCGAGTTGGGTCGCGTGCTCCTCCGCGCGGTGCGCGACGCGCGGTTCGATGCCCTTGGAGCGCAGGGTGTGCATCAGCCACTCGTGGCAGAACTCGTTCTCGCCCCAGGTGACCCAGTCGTCGTCGGCGAAGTCCTCCAGTTCGACCTCGTCTCGGTGTGCGAGGCGGTGGTTCGTGGGCATCGCCACGTCGGCCGTGTCGTCCACGATCGAGGCCTTCACCAGTCCGTCGGGCATGGGCAGCGGCTTGTTGTACCAGTCCAGGACGACCGCGAGGTCGCGGTCGCCGCGGAGCACGGCGAGGACCGCGGGTTCCGGCTCCATCTCGCGCGAGCCGATCCGCAGGCCCGGATGCGCCGACCGCAGCCCGGCGATCGCGGCCGGGAACAGCCCGCGCGCCGCCGTCGGGAAGGCTGCGAGCCGCAACTCCCCCACCACCTGGCCGCGTTGGGCCTCGAGATCGGACTGGGCGAGTTCCACCTGGGACAGGATGCGGGCCGCGTGATCGGCGAGGAGCCGCCCGGCGTCGGTGAGCCGCACCCCCCGGCCGTTCTTGGCGAGAAGCTGCTGGCCGACCTCGCGCTCCAGCTTGGACAGCTGCTGCGAGACGGCCGAGGTCGTGATGTGCAGGCCCTCCGCCGCACCACTGACCGAGCCGTGCCGGGCGAGGGCGTCGAGGGTGCGCAGGCGCTCCAGGTTCAACACATAAGCAATGCTACGAGATGTCACACCCGATAGGTCGCTCGCGCTACGAGAATCACGTGGCCCTCAGACGTGATTCCTGGTGGGTGCCGGACCCAGGGCCCCCGCGATCGCGTCCGCCAGGGCCGTCGCCTCCTGTGCCGTCAAGGTCGCCACCGTCACCCGGATCCCCTGCGGAGCGCTCATCCTGAAGCGGGCTCCCGGAGCCACCGCCCAGCCCGCGTGCAGGAGGCGGGAGACCGCGCCCGTCTCGTCCGGGACCGGGATCCACACGTTGAGGCCGCTGCACCCGTGGGCCTCGACTCCGCGCTCCGCCAGGGCGCCGATCAGCCGGTCGCGGCGCTCGCGGTAGGCGTCCGCCACCTTCCTGATGTCCAGCACGCCGTCCGCCCACAGCTCCACCACCGCCCGCTGGATGATGCGGCTGACCCAGCCGGGACCAAGGCGGTGGCGGCCGTGGACGCGGTCGACGGTGACCTCGTCGCCGGTGAGGACGGCCAGGCGCAGATCGGGGCCGTAGGCCTTGGCCACCGAGCGGACGAAGGCCCAGTGGCGGGTGACCCCGGCCAGGGGGTGCAGGGGCAGGTCGACGATTCCGTGGCCGTGGTCGTCCTCGACGAGCAGGACCTCCGGGTGGTCCCCGAGGACCGCGCGCAGGGCACGCGCACGCGTGGCGGTCACCGAGGCGCCGGTCGGGTTCTGGGCCCGGTCGGTGACGATCAGGGCTCTGGCGCCCGACTCCAGGGCGCGGCGCACGTCCTCGACCAGGGGTCCCTCGTCGTCGACGCCCACCGGGACGACCCGCAGGCCCAGCGCCGGGACCAGGTCCAGGAGGCTGCCCCAGCCGGGGTCCTCCACGGCGACCGTGTCGCCGGGCTTGAGGTGGGCGGCCAGGACGCGCTCGATCACGTCGAGGGAACCGGAGGCGACGGCCAGGGGGCCGGCCGGGACGCCGTCCGCGTCCAGCGCTCCGCGCGCCAGGCGGGCCAGCTCCGGGTCCACGGTCTCCCCTCCGTACAGGACCGGTTCCCGGTCGCCCTGTTCCGCGGCGGCCGCGAAGGCCGGTGCCAGCGGGGGCAGCAGCGCCGGGTCCGGGTTGCCGTTCGCCACGTCCCGCACACCCTCCGGGACCTCCACCCGGATGTACTCGCGTCCCGTGGTCGCCGGCTTCGACCGCACCCTGCTGCCTCTGCGCCCGGCGGTCTCGATGACCCCGCGTTCCCGCAGGGTGCGGTACGCGGCCGCGACCGTATTGGGATTCACGCTCAGCTCGGCCGCCAACTCCCGCATGGGAGGCAGCAGTTGTCCGGGCTCCAGCTCTCCGGAACCCACCGCGCGCTCGACGCTCGCCGCAATCTCCGATGCGCGCCGGCCTTCGATCCGATATTCTCCTAGCACAAAGAAGATTATGCACTAGTGCAATGGAGACCGCAATGCAGGGGACCACCGCGACCACGCCGGAGCCGACCGCCTACGCACCGACCGACCGCACCGTCCCGACGCGCTCCGCCGACCGGGCCTCGTACGACAGGGACCTGGTGCACTCGATACTCGACGAGGGCTACGTCTGCCACCTCGGCTTCGTCCGCGACGGCGCCCCGGTGGTACTGCCCACGCTGTACGGCCGGGTGGGCGAGCGGCTCTACGTCCACGGCTCGACCGGTTCGCGCCCGCTGCGGATGACCGGCCAGGCGGACCCCGGGCTGCCGGTGTGCCTGACGGTCACGCATGTCGACGCGCTGATCCTGGCCCGCTCGGCCTTCCACCACTCGATCAACTACCGGTCGGTGGTGGTGCACGGGCTCGCGTACGACGTCACGGACCCCGAGGAGAAGCGTCTCGCCCTCGACGCCCTGGTCGACCATGTGGTCCCCGGGCGCGCCGTCGACTCCCGCCCTGCCAACAAGAAGGAACTCGCCGCCACCGCCGTCATCCGCCTCGACCTCGGCGAGGTCTCCGCGAAGCTCCGCACCGGCGGCGTCAACGACGAGCCCGAGGACCTCGCCCTCCCCCACTGGGCCGGTGTGGTCCCGCTGCACAAGGGCTACGGCACCCCGGTCGCCGACGGCGATCTGGCGCCCGGCACCGAGCTCCCGGACTACCTGGCGGTGCTGTGATGCTGATCCACCCCTGGGACGCGGTCCGCGA is a genomic window containing:
- a CDS encoding SDR family oxidoreductase, whose amino-acid sequence is MTSQLPELSGKVALITGASRGIGYGVAEALVARGDRVVITGRTEDALKEAVEQLGAERALYVAGKAHDEEHQRVAVERAMEAFGRVDYLINNAGTNPVFGPIADLDLNVARKVFETNVISALGFAQKTWHAWQKDNGGAIVNIASVAGLAPSPFIAAYGVSKAALINLTQQLAHEFAPGVRVNAIAPAVVKTKFASALYEGREAEAAASYPLARLGVPSDIGGAAAFLTSSQSDWVTGQTLVVDGGIFLNAGVG
- the fabG gene encoding 3-oxoacyl-ACP reductase FabG codes for the protein MSTTEQRVAVVTGAARGIGAATAVRLAAEGRAVAVIDLDEAACKDTVEKITAAGGKAIAVGADVSDEAQVEAAVARVVAELGAPTILVNNAGVLRDNLLFKMSVSDWDTVLNVHLRGSFLMTKAVQKHMVDAGFGRVVNLSSSSALGNRGQANYSAAKAGLQGFTKTLAIELGKFGITANAVAPGFIATDMTAATAQRVGMGFEEFKAAAATQIPVARVGEPDDIANAIAFFTGEAAGFVSGQVLYVAGGPLD
- a CDS encoding DUF3037 domain-containing protein; protein product: MSERHIHMAGSVVERHVIRGGRSSERDVFEYVLLRVVPRIERGECINAGVLVYCRAKAYVGVRTHLDEDRLRALDPDADAAGVRAALRAVEAVCEGREAAGPAARDDAGRRFRWLVAPRSTVVQPGPVHTGLTLDPAAEPERLLDLLVR
- a CDS encoding HipA family kinase, which gives rise to MLKEAIATRYITPLREGGSLPGLVEADDRGTYVIKFTGAGQGRKTLVAEVVAGELARRLGFRVPRLLTLDLDPDLGLGEPDERVQELLRSSGGTNLGMDFLSGALGFDPLAFPVDPAEAGRIVWFDALVNNVDRSWRNPNLLWWKREVWLIDHGATMIWQHNWPGAEKSAARPYDASDHVLAPFAPEVAAAAADLAPRVTEDLLAEVTAEIPDAWLADEPGFDTPDELRRAYARPLLLRAAAVHERITGIEGDK
- a CDS encoding Rieske (2Fe-2S) protein: MASESIHPASAPSRRVVVAAVGAAGLALTLNACGSEDDSSSSSSSDTAAGGSVLAKTSDIPEGGGKIFKDSGVVVTQPTAGEFKAFSSKCTHQGCAVTGITDGVITCPCHKSEFSVADGSVKKGPATQPLPEEKITVSGDSITLA
- a CDS encoding cysteine hydrolase, producing MPSYEQLSELLAPEHTVLLTVECQQGVVGPDSALPELAREARASGALSNVARLVAAAHESGVQVIHAIAERRPDGRGANRNARLFRAAERLPVQQLTGTTAVRVAAPIEVSEEDFVVRRLHGLSPIQGTEVDALLRNLGCRTLVVTGVSANVAVPNAVFDAVNRGYTALVVTDAVAGVPSDYTPAMIRHTLALVATLATTDEVLGCLKRSRGA
- a CDS encoding pyridoxamine 5'-phosphate oxidase family protein; the encoded protein is MTVTQRRGRKIMMTPGELDEFLTSQRTCRVATVSGDGAPHVSTLWFAWDGTSMWLYSVVRSKRWTDLRRDPRVAIVVDTGEEYDELRGVELSGTVDFVGEAPRTGELRAELDVPETLFARKNFRLEEMPHDGRHAWIRLTPEKIVSWDFRKLGSA
- a CDS encoding LysR family transcriptional regulator, whose protein sequence is MLNLERLRTLDALARHGSVSGAAEGLHITTSAVSQQLSKLEREVGQQLLAKNGRGVRLTDAGRLLADHAARILSQVELAQSDLEAQRGQVVGELRLAAFPTAARGLFPAAIAGLRSAHPGLRIGSREMEPEPAVLAVLRGDRDLAVVLDWYNKPLPMPDGLVKASIVDDTADVAMPTNHRLAHRDEVELEDFADDDWVTWGENEFCHEWLMHTLRSKGIEPRVAHRAEEHATQLALVGAGLGVCVAPRLGRGPVPEGVRTVPLRQSVSRHIYAVWRADADRRPSIRAAVEALKSAANKAV
- a CDS encoding aminotransferase class I/II-fold pyridoxal phosphate-dependent enzyme, with the protein product MLGEYRIEGRRASEIAASVERAVGSGELEPGQLLPPMRELAAELSVNPNTVAAAYRTLRERGVIETAGRRGSRVRSKPATTGREYIRVEVPEGVRDVANGNPDPALLPPLAPAFAAAAEQGDREPVLYGGETVDPELARLARGALDADGVPAGPLAVASGSLDVIERVLAAHLKPGDTVAVEDPGWGSLLDLVPALGLRVVPVGVDDEGPLVEDVRRALESGARALIVTDRAQNPTGASVTATRARALRAVLGDHPEVLLVEDDHGHGIVDLPLHPLAGVTRHWAFVRSVAKAYGPDLRLAVLTGDEVTVDRVHGRHRLGPGWVSRIIQRAVVELWADGVLDIRKVADAYRERRDRLIGALAERGVEAHGCSGLNVWIPVPDETGAVSRLLHAGWAVAPGARFRMSAPQGIRVTVATLTAQEATALADAIAGALGPAPTRNHV
- a CDS encoding pyridoxamine 5'-phosphate oxidase family protein, which produces MQGTTATTPEPTAYAPTDRTVPTRSADRASYDRDLVHSILDEGYVCHLGFVRDGAPVVLPTLYGRVGERLYVHGSTGSRPLRMTGQADPGLPVCLTVTHVDALILARSAFHHSINYRSVVVHGLAYDVTDPEEKRLALDALVDHVVPGRAVDSRPANKKELAATAVIRLDLGEVSAKLRTGGVNDEPEDLALPHWAGVVPLHKGYGTPVADGDLAPGTELPDYLAVL